CTACAAGGTCAAATCGGCTGGTCAACGGCATTTCGAGACTGAAGGACAGGCTCGAAGTGCTGTCTACGACCCTACTCTTTCGATCTCGGCTCCGAGGCTCAACAGGTTTTCCACGAACAGCGGGTACCCGCGATCGATGTGGAACACGTCGTGGACCTCGGTTTCGCCGTCGGCGACCAGGCCGGCGAGCACCAGGCCGGCGCCGGCCCGGATGTCCGAGGACCACACCGGTGCACTCGACAACTGCGGAATGCCCCGCACCACCGCATGATGACCATCCGTTCGGGCGTCAGCCCCCAACCGGATCATCTCCTCGACGAACCGGAACCGAGCTTCGAATACGTTCTCGGTGATCATCGAGGTGCCGTCGGCCACCGCCGCCAGTCCGATCGCCATCGGCTGCAAGTCGGTCGGGAACCCCGGGAACGGCAATGTCGCCACGTTGACCGCCTTGGGCCGCTCGTACTGGACCACCCGGAAGCCGTTGTCGTTCTGGGTCACCGTCGCGCCGGCGTCGTGCAACTTGTGCAGCACCAGCTGCAGGTGTTGTGGGTCCACCCCGGTCACCGAGATGTCACCGCGCGTCATCGCAGCGGCTATCCCCCACGTGGCCGCAACGATCCGATCGCCGATCACCCGGTGTTGCGTCGGATACAGACGATCGACACCGGTGATCGTCAAGGTCGAGGTGCCCGCGCCGCTGACCTTGGCGCCCATCTGGTTGAGCATCGCGCAGATGTCGACGATGTCGGGTTCGCGCGCCGCATTGTGGATCGTCGTGACACCCTCGGCCAACACCGCGGCCATCAGGATGTTCTCCGTCGCCCCCACCGACGGGAACTCCAGCTGGATCTCGGCTCCACGCAGATGGTCGGCCTCGGCCACCACGCAACCGTGCTCGATATTGCAGGTCGCACCGAGCTGGCGCAGTCCGGCCTGGTGCATGTCAAGGGGCCGCGATCCGATCGCGTCCCCACCGGGAAGGGCGACCTTGGCCTTGCGACAGCGGCCCACCAATGGACCGAGCACACACACCGACGCGCGGAACTGGCGCACCGCCGCGAAATCGGCGTCGTACTTGGGCTCGTCAGGGGAGGTGATCCGGACGGTGTCGCCGTCCAGTTCGACCGTGGCGCCCAACCCCCGCAGGACCTCCGCCATCAGCGGCACGTCCAGGATGTCAGGGCAATTGGTGATCGTGCTGGTGCCCTCGGCCAGCAACGAGGCGGCCATCAGTTTCAGCACACTGTTCTTCGCGCCACCGACAGCAACTTCGCCTGATAACCGGTTTCCCCCGGTCACCACGAAACGCTCGCTCACGCCGGTTAGTGTAAACAGCCCGACCGCGAGTTTCCGCCCGCTCGCACAGATCCGGCGAGCTCCGCTCGACCGTGCCGAAGCCCGGTACGGTTCAGCTATGGCGGTTCATCTCACCCGTATCTACACCCGCACCGGCGACGACGGCACCACCGGGCTGAGTGACTTCAGCCGCGTCTCGAAGAACGATTCGAGGTTGGCGGCCTACGCCGATTGTGACGAAGCCAACGCCGCCATCGGCGTAGCTGTGGCGCTGGGCGGTCCAGGTGAGCAAATGTTGGCGGTATTGCGCCAGATTCAGAATGACCTTTTCGACGCGGGCGCCGATCTCTCAACTCCAGTCGTGGAAAATCCCGAGTATCCGCCACTGCGGATCTCGCAGGCGTACATCGATCGGCTGGAGAAGTGGTGTGACGA
The genomic region above belongs to Mycolicibacterium sp. HK-90 and contains:
- the murA gene encoding UDP-N-acetylglucosamine 1-carboxyvinyltransferase; translated protein: MSERFVVTGGNRLSGEVAVGGAKNSVLKLMAASLLAEGTSTITNCPDILDVPLMAEVLRGLGATVELDGDTVRITSPDEPKYDADFAAVRQFRASVCVLGPLVGRCRKAKVALPGGDAIGSRPLDMHQAGLRQLGATCNIEHGCVVAEADHLRGAEIQLEFPSVGATENILMAAVLAEGVTTIHNAAREPDIVDICAMLNQMGAKVSGAGTSTLTITGVDRLYPTQHRVIGDRIVAATWGIAAAMTRGDISVTGVDPQHLQLVLHKLHDAGATVTQNDNGFRVVQYERPKAVNVATLPFPGFPTDLQPMAIGLAAVADGTSMITENVFEARFRFVEEMIRLGADARTDGHHAVVRGIPQLSSAPVWSSDIRAGAGLVLAGLVADGETEVHDVFHIDRGYPLFVENLLSLGAEIERVGS
- a CDS encoding cob(I)yrinic acid a,c-diamide adenosyltransferase; the encoded protein is MAVHLTRIYTRTGDDGTTGLSDFSRVSKNDSRLAAYADCDEANAAIGVAVALGGPGEQMLAVLRQIQNDLFDAGADLSTPVVENPEYPPLRISQAYIDRLEKWCDEFNEPLPALNSFILPGGTPLSALLHVARTVARRAERSAWIAVAEHGDSVSVLPAKYLNRLSDLLFILSRVANPDGDVLWKPGTGQ